The following are encoded in a window of Peromyscus maniculatus bairdii isolate BWxNUB_F1_BW_parent chromosome X, HU_Pman_BW_mat_3.1, whole genome shotgun sequence genomic DNA:
- the LOC143270945 gene encoding uncharacterized protein LOC143270945, which yields MKKYIFKFSGLICSTTALVFEIILANSQCWRLWEFNNKLVQFVSIGLWEAYYTQDFNISGSMTRMLVHTPINETWNKSSEFQYLQVLIAWAILMKILVLIFTSVAIKISCMEDPFIEIQLYCYKMSAIFLAVSSLFTLVTVTLNHLVDIYGQTTLDFPPDFPVKKEDIIKKHCTKVFPMGVLTATMSLFGFILFLYEMISLKMQSQVKAPCVSKRAEHTA from the coding sequence ATGAAGAAGtacatcttcaagttcagtggcCTGATTTGCAGTACAACAGCTTTGGTATTTGAAATCATCCTTGCAAATAGCCAATGCTGGCGCCTGTGGGAATTTAACAACAAGCTTGTGCAATTTGTGTCAATTGGACTCTGGGAAGCTTATTACACTCAGGACTTTAACATCTCTGGGTCTATGACCAGGATGTTGGTTCACACCCCTATCAATGAAACCTGGAACAAGTCATCGgaatttcagtatttacaagtCCTGATAGCGTGGGCCATATTGATGAAAATCCTAGTACTGATTTTCACTTCAGTGGCCATTAAAATCAGCTGCATGGAAGACCCATTCATTGAGATACAGCTGTATTGCTACAAGATGTCTGCCATATTTTTGGCTGTGAGCAGCCTTTTCACACTTGttactgtgaccttgaaccacctCGTAGACATCTATGGGCAAACCACACTTGACTTTCCACCTGACTTTCCCGTAAAGAAAGAAgacattataaagaaacactgcaCAAAGGTGTTCCCAATGGGTGTCCTGACAGCTACAATGTCactctttggtttcattttgttcctCTATGAGATGATCTCCTTGAAAATGCAGAGTCAAGTGAAGGCACCATGTGTTTCCAAACGGGCTGAGCACACGGCCTGA